From the genome of Lotus japonicus ecotype B-129 chromosome 6, LjGifu_v1.2, one region includes:
- the LOC130722697 gene encoding pH-response regulator protein palI/prr-5-like, whose product MIITHDARLERSRKRSLSDSTASALLAHTHAFASVPAPISPQISQTPPPSVDLTPSQANYAAEFRGGRDYRNDQQRPNYRDSGDNRDTYHDQNDSRGPGGGRGGYPAGGRGGGRDRGRGRNLQCQKWGHDASVCYHRAVGGGSVQNGTFTNMPSPAPFGAFPPMPLGSATFGSSSPSFYASGPAPWNYFGSSAGPYNGAYPPGSQFPAFTSGSQYSAPGAVFGPASSSWNSPRPSPPSYPGLLGSQPRSPAHAMLAGPLHHASSSASQRPDKPTLWYPDSGATHHVTNAAGNFSDTSSFTGTEQILMGNGQGNI is encoded by the exons ATGATCATTACTCATGATGCTCGCCTGGAACGATCACGGAAACGTAGCCTTAGCGATTCTACTGCTTCTGCGTTGCTTGCGCATACACATGCGTTCGCATCGGTTCCTGCTCCGATTTCACCTCAGATCTCCCAAACGCCGCCACCTTCTGTGGATTTGACGCCGTCTCAGGCCAATTATGCTGCTGAATTTCGTGGTGGACGTGACTATCGGAATGATCAACAACGTCCAAATTATCGTGATTCTGGTGACAATCGTGATACCTATCATGACCAGAATGATTCACGTGGACCAGGCGGTGGCCGTGGTGGCTATCCTGCTGGTGGACGCGGTGGTGGACGCGACCGTGGGCGCGGCCGTAATTTGCAGTGTCAGAAGTGGGGACATGATGCGAGTGTCTGCTACCATCGCGCCGTTGGAGGTGGTTCTGTACAGAATGGCACCTTTACTAATATGCCTAGTCCTGCACCTTTTGGAGCCTTTCCTCCTATGCCTCTTGGTTCTGCCACTTTTGGCTCTTCCTCACCGTCTTTTTATGCTTCTGGACCTGCTCCGTGGAATTACTTTGGCTCTTCCGCAGGACCTTACAATGGTGCTTACCCTCCAGGTTCTCAGTTTCCTGCTTTTACTAGTGGTTCTCAATATTCTGCACCTGGAGCTGTTTTTGGTCCAGCATCATCTTCTTGGAATTCACCTCGGCCCTCACCTCCATCTTATCCGGGCCTTCTTGGCTCTCAGCCTCGCTCTCCTGCTCATGCTATGCTTGCTGGTCCTCTGCACCATGCTTCTTCTTCAGCATCTCAGCGTCCTGACAAGCCTACTTTGTGGTATCCCGATTCTGGTGCCACTCACCATGTTACCAATGCTGCTGGAAATTTTTCAGACACTTCTTCATTCACTGGAACTGAGCAGATTTTGATGGGCAATGGCCAAG GAAACATCTAA
- the LOC130722699 gene encoding uncharacterized protein LOC130722699 isoform X1 produces MVMTGETVNPKAYPLADAQLTITIMDLVQQASNYKQLKKGANEATKTLNRGISEFVVMAADAEPLEILLHLPLLAEDKNVPYVFVPSKQALGRACGVTRPVIACSVTTNEGSQLKSQIQQLKDAIEKLLI; encoded by the exons ATGGTAATG ACTGGAGAAACAGTGAACCCGAAAGCTTACCCTCTGGCTGATGCTCAGCTCACGATAACCATCATGGATCTCGTTCAACAAGCTTCCAACTACAAGCAGCTCAAAAAGGGTGCCAATGAAG CTACCAAGACATTGAACAGAGGAATTTCTGAGTTCGTTGTTATGGCCGCGGATGCTGAGCCTCTTGAGATTCTTCTCCATCTTCCTCTACTTGCTGAGGATAAG AATGTTCCCTATGTGTTTGTCCCTTCAAAACAAGCACTTGGGCGAGCATGTGGGGTAACCCGGCCAGTGATTGCATGTTCTGTGACAACAAATGAGGGAAGCCAATTGAAATCTCAAATACAGCAACTCAAG GATGCTATTGAGAAGCTGTTAATCTGA
- the LOC130722699 gene encoding uncharacterized protein LOC130722699 isoform X2 — protein sequence MTGETVNPKAYPLADAQLTITIMDLVQQASNYKQLKKGANEATKTLNRGISEFVVMAADAEPLEILLHLPLLAEDKNVPYVFVPSKQALGRACGVTRPVIACSVTTNEGSQLKSQIQQLKDAIEKLLI from the exons ATG ACTGGAGAAACAGTGAACCCGAAAGCTTACCCTCTGGCTGATGCTCAGCTCACGATAACCATCATGGATCTCGTTCAACAAGCTTCCAACTACAAGCAGCTCAAAAAGGGTGCCAATGAAG CTACCAAGACATTGAACAGAGGAATTTCTGAGTTCGTTGTTATGGCCGCGGATGCTGAGCCTCTTGAGATTCTTCTCCATCTTCCTCTACTTGCTGAGGATAAG AATGTTCCCTATGTGTTTGTCCCTTCAAAACAAGCACTTGGGCGAGCATGTGGGGTAACCCGGCCAGTGATTGCATGTTCTGTGACAACAAATGAGGGAAGCCAATTGAAATCTCAAATACAGCAACTCAAG GATGCTATTGAGAAGCTGTTAATCTGA